One Actinospica robiniae DSM 44927 genomic region harbors:
- a CDS encoding VWA domain-containing protein, with product MTAALETSERLRRWRLALGSEAEGCCGGLGGDDTRMDAALAGLYGGGPGAGGGRLGRSAGLGSSAPTVARWLGDIREFFPTTVVQLMQQDAIERLNLKQLLLEPELLESVEADVHLVGTLLSLNKLMPEETKETARTVVRKVVDELEAQLAQGFRAAVSGALNRAARTNRPRPRDIDWNRTIRANLKNYQPEYRSVVPERLIGYARAARAVKRDVVLAIDQSGSMAASVVYASLFGAVLASMRALKTSLVVFDTEVVDLTPELADPVDVLFGTQLGGGTDINRAIAYSQSLITRPTDSIFVLISDLYEGGVRAEMLRRVAQMTAAGVQVIVLLALSDEGAPSYDRQNAAALAALGVPAFACTPDRFGPLMAAAIERRDLSQFAGEEV from the coding sequence ATGACGGCGGCCTTGGAGACGAGCGAGCGGCTGCGGCGCTGGCGGCTGGCGCTCGGCAGCGAAGCCGAGGGCTGCTGCGGCGGCCTCGGCGGAGACGACACGCGGATGGACGCCGCGCTGGCCGGGCTCTACGGGGGCGGTCCGGGCGCGGGCGGCGGGCGGCTCGGCCGCAGCGCCGGCCTGGGTTCCTCCGCGCCGACGGTCGCGCGCTGGCTCGGCGACATCCGCGAGTTCTTCCCCACCACCGTGGTCCAGCTGATGCAGCAGGACGCGATCGAGCGGCTCAACCTCAAGCAGCTGCTGCTGGAGCCGGAGCTGCTGGAGTCGGTCGAGGCGGACGTGCACCTCGTCGGCACCCTGCTCTCGCTCAACAAGCTGATGCCGGAGGAGACGAAGGAGACCGCGCGCACGGTCGTACGCAAGGTCGTGGACGAGCTCGAGGCGCAGCTGGCGCAGGGGTTCCGGGCCGCGGTGTCCGGGGCGCTGAACCGGGCGGCGCGCACGAACCGGCCGCGGCCCCGGGACATCGACTGGAACCGGACCATCCGGGCGAACCTGAAGAACTACCAGCCCGAGTATCGCAGCGTGGTGCCGGAGCGGCTGATCGGGTACGCGCGCGCGGCCCGCGCGGTCAAGCGCGACGTGGTGCTGGCGATCGACCAGTCCGGCTCGATGGCCGCCTCGGTGGTGTACGCCTCGCTGTTCGGCGCGGTGCTCGCGTCGATGCGGGCGCTGAAGACCTCGCTGGTGGTCTTCGACACCGAGGTCGTGGACCTGACCCCGGAGCTGGCCGACCCGGTGGACGTGCTCTTCGGCACCCAGCTCGGCGGCGGCACGGACATCAACCGGGCGATCGCCTACTCGCAGTCGCTGATCACCCGCCCGACGGACTCCATCTTCGTGCTGATCTCAGACCTCTACGAGGGCGGCGTGCGGGCCGAGATGCTGCGCCGGGTCGCGCAGATGACCGCGGCCGGAGTCCAGGTGATCGTGCTGCTCGCGCTGTCGGACGAGGGCGCCCCGTCCTACGACCGGCAGAACGCCGCGGCGCTGGCCGCCCTCGGCGTGCCCGCCTTCGCCTGCACGCCGGACCGCTTCGGCCCGCTGATGGCGGCGGCGATCGAGCGCCGCGACCTGAGCCAGTTCGCCGGCGAGGAGGTCTGA
- a CDS encoding RICIN domain-containing protein, giving the protein MATSHDSAVRRGPTMVVRALLACALAVATLLTAGQHQAHAATGTAGFKGVNWADQRDNFVNGVLYPSGLSSTDTYSSAYTVGQQVVGQLDSLTGANTVRMPINEPTVANDWSVYTGAIDGALTKGNVILSYWAWENGEPDSVSAFDTMWDTVTAKYGSNANVYFEVINEPYAYSTSALQTFYSNWLSRYSSVPKGHVILDGSGYATGVSTVGGDSALNGTLIGAHYYTFFVSSPYNDETDWANGISSEIGSYASRTIATEWGAPMSTGSKNSVEYDPIDYSIESGSYFAEYVRGVSSELRTLGVGSVYWPGLRDGDWYSLTSKTGSGSSIALSLVNSSGLTRLQYAWGVGTGGGTYVSFRNDATSLYFDGAGSTTSGSDTEQYASSGSTNQEWSIVNDGTYVLIENRATGMYLDGMGRTTNGAAVGQYSYSNSTNQQWTLVSDGNYVMIKNRGTGLYIDGMGRTTNGASLAQYASSGSTNQQWKISAAG; this is encoded by the coding sequence TTGGCCACCTCCCACGACAGTGCGGTCCGCAGAGGCCCGACCATGGTCGTCAGAGCGCTGCTCGCCTGCGCTCTCGCCGTGGCGACGCTGCTGACCGCCGGCCAGCACCAGGCGCACGCGGCCACAGGAACCGCCGGCTTCAAGGGCGTGAACTGGGCCGATCAGCGAGACAACTTCGTCAACGGGGTTCTCTACCCGTCCGGACTCAGCTCCACCGACACCTACTCCTCCGCCTACACCGTCGGGCAGCAGGTGGTCGGCCAGCTGGACTCCCTCACCGGCGCCAACACCGTCCGCATGCCGATCAACGAGCCGACCGTCGCCAACGACTGGAGCGTCTACACCGGCGCCATCGACGGAGCGCTCACCAAGGGCAACGTGATCCTGTCCTATTGGGCCTGGGAGAACGGCGAGCCCGACAGCGTCAGCGCGTTCGACACCATGTGGGACACCGTCACCGCGAAGTACGGCAGCAACGCCAACGTCTACTTCGAGGTCATCAACGAGCCCTACGCCTACAGCACCTCCGCGCTGCAGACCTTCTACAGCAACTGGCTCTCCCGCTACTCGAGCGTGCCGAAGGGCCACGTGATCCTGGACGGCTCCGGATACGCCACCGGTGTCTCCACCGTCGGCGGCGACAGCGCCCTCAACGGCACGCTGATCGGCGCGCACTACTACACCTTCTTCGTCAGCTCGCCGTACAACGACGAGACCGATTGGGCGAACGGGATCTCCAGCGAGATCGGCAGCTACGCCAGCCGGACCATCGCCACCGAGTGGGGTGCGCCGATGAGCACGGGATCGAAGAACAGCGTCGAATACGACCCCATCGACTACAGCATCGAGAGCGGCTCCTACTTCGCCGAGTACGTCCGGGGCGTGAGCAGCGAGCTGCGCACCCTCGGCGTCGGCAGCGTCTACTGGCCGGGCCTGCGTGACGGCGACTGGTACAGCCTGACCAGCAAGACCGGCAGCGGCTCGTCGATCGCGCTCTCCCTGGTCAACTCCAGCGGGCTGACCCGGCTGCAGTACGCCTGGGGCGTGGGCACCGGCGGCGGCACGTACGTCAGCTTCCGCAACGACGCCACCAGCCTGTACTTCGACGGCGCGGGTTCGACCACGAGCGGCTCGGACACGGAGCAGTACGCGTCGTCCGGCAGCACGAACCAGGAGTGGAGCATCGTCAATGACGGCACCTACGTCCTGATCGAGAACCGGGCCACCGGCATGTACCTGGACGGCATGGGGCGCACCACGAACGGCGCCGCGGTCGGCCAGTACAGCTACAGCAACAGCACCAACCAGCAGTGGACCCTGGTCAGCGACGGCAACTACGTCATGATCAAGAACCGGGGCACCGGCCTGTACATCGACGGCATGGGCCGCACGACCAACGGCGCGAGCCTGGCCCAGTACGCCTCGAGCGGCAGCACCAACCAGCAGTGGAAGATCTCCGCGGCCGGCTGA
- a CDS encoding SWIM zinc finger family protein has product MAPETSSGSPQRWSVAQIHALAPDPASQKAGTKLAAPGPWSETGTSPGANLLWGDCKGSGSKPYQVTVELSAPAFACSCPSRKFPCKHALGLLLLWSAGTVADTPTLPARVEEWLGGRKDRAQKAEARKAAVAEKAAESANDPEAARKAALAAEKRTAQRAGRIDAGFDELELWLTDQVRGGLAGLRGSGYRPLDGLARRLVDAQAAGAAARVRDLAPALSAPDWPDHTLRGFAQLNLLAQGWRRRADLPGPLAATVRRRVGLAPSTEEIAAVGEQVSDRWLVLGLRDDTPDKLVERRVWLRGEDSGRIALLLAFAPQGQSPGLALPVGSSFEARLAFAPEAVPLRAIVLEQGELQPSPADGPAPGGGSLSQAATAYARAVAADPWTTTVPALIAAAVPVLEQVGDRREWRICDAENAQTVPLVRPSAGETAMALGTAAKDPDIPRCAYALLAAGGGRPVPVFGIYSLSGFSPVTLWGEEGPVSLP; this is encoded by the coding sequence ATGGCACCGGAAACCAGTTCCGGCTCACCTCAGCGGTGGTCGGTGGCGCAGATACATGCCCTGGCTCCGGACCCGGCATCGCAGAAGGCGGGCACCAAGCTCGCGGCGCCGGGTCCGTGGAGCGAGACGGGGACGAGCCCTGGCGCGAACCTGTTATGGGGGGACTGCAAGGGCAGCGGCTCGAAGCCGTATCAGGTCACAGTCGAGCTGTCCGCGCCCGCGTTCGCGTGCAGCTGCCCCTCGCGCAAGTTCCCCTGCAAGCACGCCCTCGGGCTGTTGCTGCTGTGGTCGGCGGGCACGGTGGCGGACACTCCGACGCTCCCGGCGCGGGTCGAGGAGTGGCTCGGCGGGCGCAAGGACCGCGCGCAGAAGGCCGAGGCGCGCAAGGCCGCCGTGGCCGAGAAGGCGGCGGAGTCGGCCAACGACCCGGAGGCGGCGCGCAAGGCCGCGCTGGCCGCGGAGAAGCGCACCGCCCAGCGGGCCGGCCGGATCGACGCCGGCTTCGACGAGCTCGAACTCTGGCTCACCGACCAGGTGCGCGGCGGGCTCGCCGGGCTGCGCGGCTCCGGCTACCGGCCGCTGGACGGGCTCGCCCGGCGGCTCGTCGACGCGCAGGCGGCCGGCGCGGCGGCCCGGGTGCGCGACCTCGCGCCCGCGCTCTCCGCCCCCGACTGGCCCGACCACACGCTGCGCGGCTTCGCGCAGCTGAACCTGCTGGCCCAGGGCTGGCGCCGGCGGGCCGACCTGCCGGGCCCGCTGGCCGCCACGGTGCGCCGCCGGGTCGGGCTCGCGCCGTCCACCGAGGAGATCGCCGCCGTCGGCGAGCAGGTCTCCGACCGCTGGCTGGTGCTCGGGCTGCGCGACGACACCCCGGACAAGCTGGTCGAGCGCCGGGTGTGGCTGCGCGGTGAGGACAGCGGCCGGATCGCGCTGCTGCTCGCCTTCGCCCCGCAGGGCCAGAGTCCGGGACTGGCGCTGCCCGTGGGCAGCTCATTCGAGGCGCGTCTCGCCTTCGCCCCGGAGGCCGTGCCGCTGCGCGCCATCGTGCTCGAACAGGGCGAGCTCCAGCCGTCGCCGGCCGACGGGCCCGCGCCGGGCGGCGGGAGCCTCAGCCAGGCCGCCACCGCGTACGCGCGGGCCGTGGCCGCGGATCCGTGGACCACCACCGTGCCGGCGCTGATCGCGGCCGCGGTGCCGGTGCTCGAACAGGTCGGCGACCGACGCGAGTGGCGGATCTGCGACGCCGAGAACGCGCAGACCGTGCCGCTGGTGCGCCCGAGCGCCGGCGAGACCGCGATGGCGCTGGGCACGGCGGCCAAGGACCCGGACATCCCGCGCTGCGCGTACGCGCTGCTCGCCGCCGGGGGCGGCCGGCCCGTGCCGGTCTTCGGTATCTACAGCCTGTCAGGTTTCTCCCCGGTGACGCTGTGGGGCGAGGAAGGGCCGGTGAGCCTGCCGTGA
- a CDS encoding DUF5691 domain-containing protein has protein sequence MSQYPSSSWSEVLSAALVGTDRRPFVPGAAGPEAGDPAQELLRQAMVLTVPALTGAPPARHEGALPEPAPADGRPLISPLVQLRLRSLLDAYPKYLGEWLAAVQAAGLRLPSATMPALLDVGRTNTAMRPALAHVLGPRGQWLAGQNADWRYLRRESVGPLRPEDWDGPDPDARTAYANGLYAADPEAARALFTAAWPTLTATVKLSLLSVLGRHRTDADLPFVEGLAKDPSKQVREEAHAIEAQLKGRDQRAESRPAEAFTAEITRMATAEVPTHDIYRYAAPQAHRPWPLDAARVILAVLLEHSRERDTTAAGAAAEKRARGSDWAAGHLMGMLADCAPLELHPEAERVSQAQAAEIAAGRVHHLDFHELLSPLGFRADMHAELTAPADAPGQE, from the coding sequence GTGAGTCAGTACCCGAGTTCGTCGTGGTCGGAGGTGCTCTCGGCCGCGCTGGTCGGCACCGACCGCCGTCCGTTCGTGCCCGGGGCGGCCGGCCCGGAGGCCGGCGACCCGGCACAGGAGCTGCTGCGGCAGGCCATGGTGCTGACCGTCCCCGCGCTCACCGGCGCCCCGCCCGCCCGCCACGAGGGCGCGCTGCCCGAGCCGGCCCCCGCCGACGGCAGGCCCCTGATATCTCCGCTGGTCCAGCTGCGGCTGCGCTCCCTGCTCGACGCGTACCCGAAGTACCTCGGCGAATGGCTCGCCGCGGTGCAGGCCGCGGGCCTGCGGCTGCCCTCGGCGACGATGCCGGCCCTGCTCGACGTCGGCCGGACCAACACGGCCATGCGTCCCGCGCTGGCCCACGTGCTCGGTCCGCGCGGGCAGTGGCTCGCCGGGCAGAACGCGGATTGGCGCTACCTGCGCCGGGAATCTGTCGGACCGCTGCGTCCGGAGGACTGGGACGGGCCCGACCCGGACGCGAGGACCGCCTACGCGAACGGCCTGTACGCCGCCGACCCGGAAGCCGCCCGCGCCCTTTTCACCGCTGCCTGGCCGACGCTGACCGCCACCGTGAAGCTGAGCCTGCTCAGCGTGCTCGGCCGCCACCGCACCGACGCGGACCTCCCGTTCGTCGAAGGCCTGGCCAAGGATCCCTCCAAGCAGGTGCGCGAAGAAGCCCACGCGATCGAGGCGCAACTCAAGGGCCGCGATCAGCGGGCCGAGTCGCGACCTGCCGAGGCGTTCACCGCCGAGATCACCCGGATGGCCACGGCCGAGGTCCCGACCCACGACATCTACCGCTACGCCGCGCCGCAGGCGCACCGCCCCTGGCCGCTCGACGCCGCGCGGGTGATCCTCGCCGTCCTGCTCGAGCACAGCCGCGAACGCGACACCACCGCCGCCGGCGCGGCGGCCGAGAAGCGCGCCCGCGGCAGCGACTGGGCCGCCGGCCACCTCATGGGCATGCTCGCCGACTGCGCGCCGCTGGAGCTGCACCCCGAGGCGGAGCGCGTGAGCCAGGCTCAGGCCGCTGAGATCGCGGCCGGCCGGGTCCACCACCTCGACTTCCACGAACTGCTCAGCCCGCTCGGCTTCCGCGCCGACATGCACGCCGAACTGACCGCACCCGCCGACGCCCCCGGACAGGAATGA
- a CDS encoding DUF5682 family protein, whose amino-acid sequence MTSTHTDAGPSVAVLGIRHHGPGSARAVAAALAEYAPDRVLIEGPSDAGALIPLIGAAEMEPPVALFAYREADPQLSAFWPFAEFSPEWAALRYALAQDVPAGFCDLPAAASLGMDRGGDGPTDESAEPGEQAEPEEGAEPAAPEEPTPDESAPPRRRDPIGQLAEAAGYEDGETWWEDVVEHRMHATDALDAFAAVAEAMGEVRAHEETSAFDAVREAHMRTAVRAALAGGARRIAVVCGAYHVPALLGIERGKASGLPTATQDKAALAALPKASKATATALTWVPWTHSRLSYHSGYGAGIQSPGWYGHLFAHDDHIAERWLTRVAELLRKERVPVSSAHLIEGVRLAETLGGLRGRPRPGLAELTEATVAVLCEGSPELLSLIERELIVGDVLGAVAPETPMVPLAADLARESKRLRLPRAAAEKAYDLDLRTPNDLDRSKLLRRLALLDVPWGEPGKSKSTGTFRESWRLVWEPALEVKLVEASVWGTTIPSAATARMLERAAKETSLAELTGFVERCLAADLPDAVGPMVDAVQNRAAVDTDIAELAGALPPLVNVLRYRDVRGTRVESLTTVVRGLGVRLAIGLLGACVGIDDKPAMSLAVRMSEANGAIQLLEDPEVGTPWTEALTRVADSEAAHGVTAGRAVRLLSDSGIFDTDAVAERMARALAQGTEPARAAAWLEGFLAGSGLLLAHDKTMLRLIDAWICDLDGERFETVLPLLRRTFGTFAGPERRAIAEQLPDLASGSADGEAAEGAAAVDADAPEWLLAARAEAVSTIALLLTGTARERELV is encoded by the coding sequence ATGACGAGCACGCACACCGACGCCGGCCCGAGCGTGGCGGTCCTCGGGATCCGCCACCACGGGCCCGGCTCGGCCCGCGCGGTCGCCGCCGCGCTGGCCGAGTACGCGCCCGACCGGGTGCTGATCGAGGGGCCGTCGGACGCGGGCGCGCTGATCCCTCTGATCGGCGCGGCCGAGATGGAGCCGCCGGTCGCGTTGTTCGCCTACCGCGAGGCGGACCCGCAGCTCTCCGCGTTCTGGCCGTTCGCCGAGTTCTCCCCGGAGTGGGCCGCGCTGCGGTACGCGCTGGCCCAAGACGTGCCGGCAGGGTTCTGCGACCTGCCCGCGGCCGCCAGCCTCGGCATGGACCGCGGCGGCGACGGGCCGACGGACGAGTCCGCCGAGCCCGGCGAGCAGGCAGAGCCCGAAGAAGGCGCCGAGCCCGCCGCGCCGGAGGAGCCCACGCCGGACGAGTCTGCGCCGCCGCGTCGCCGGGACCCGATCGGCCAGCTGGCCGAGGCCGCCGGCTACGAGGACGGCGAGACCTGGTGGGAGGACGTCGTCGAGCACCGGATGCACGCCACCGACGCGCTCGACGCCTTCGCCGCCGTCGCCGAGGCGATGGGCGAGGTCCGCGCGCACGAGGAGACCAGCGCGTTCGACGCCGTGCGTGAGGCGCACATGCGCACCGCCGTGCGCGCGGCGCTGGCCGGCGGCGCGCGACGCATCGCAGTGGTCTGCGGTGCGTACCACGTGCCGGCGCTGCTCGGAATCGAGCGCGGCAAGGCGAGCGGCCTGCCGACGGCCACGCAGGACAAAGCCGCGCTGGCCGCGTTGCCCAAGGCCTCGAAGGCCACGGCGACCGCGCTCACCTGGGTGCCGTGGACGCACAGCCGGCTCTCCTACCACTCCGGCTACGGCGCCGGCATCCAGTCCCCCGGCTGGTACGGGCACCTGTTCGCGCACGACGACCACATCGCCGAACGCTGGCTCACCCGGGTCGCCGAGCTGCTGCGAAAGGAGCGCGTCCCGGTCTCCAGCGCGCACCTGATCGAGGGCGTGCGGCTGGCCGAGACGCTCGGCGGCCTGCGCGGCCGCCCTCGCCCGGGCCTGGCCGAGCTGACCGAGGCGACCGTCGCGGTGCTCTGCGAAGGCTCGCCCGAGCTGCTCTCGCTGATCGAGCGCGAGCTCATCGTCGGCGACGTGCTCGGCGCGGTGGCGCCCGAGACCCCGATGGTGCCGCTGGCCGCCGATCTGGCCCGCGAGTCCAAGCGGCTGCGACTGCCGCGGGCCGCCGCCGAGAAGGCCTACGACCTCGACCTGCGCACCCCGAACGACCTCGACCGCTCGAAGCTGCTGCGCCGGCTCGCGCTGCTCGACGTGCCGTGGGGCGAGCCCGGCAAGTCCAAGTCCACCGGCACCTTCCGCGAGTCCTGGCGGCTGGTGTGGGAGCCGGCGCTCGAGGTCAAGCTGGTCGAGGCGAGCGTGTGGGGGACGACGATCCCGAGCGCAGCCACCGCGCGGATGCTGGAGCGGGCGGCCAAGGAGACCTCGCTCGCCGAGCTCACCGGCTTCGTCGAGCGCTGTCTCGCCGCGGACCTGCCGGACGCGGTCGGGCCGATGGTGGACGCGGTGCAGAACCGGGCCGCCGTGGACACCGACATCGCCGAGCTGGCCGGCGCCCTGCCGCCGCTCGTCAACGTCCTGCGGTACCGGGACGTGCGCGGCACCCGGGTGGAGTCGCTCACGACGGTGGTGCGCGGGCTCGGCGTGCGGCTGGCCATCGGACTGCTCGGCGCCTGCGTCGGCATCGACGACAAGCCGGCGATGAGCCTGGCCGTCCGGATGTCCGAGGCCAACGGCGCGATCCAGCTGCTCGAGGATCCCGAGGTGGGCACGCCCTGGACCGAGGCGCTGACCAGGGTGGCCGACTCGGAGGCCGCGCACGGGGTCACCGCCGGGCGCGCGGTGCGGCTGCTGAGCGACAGCGGCATCTTCGACACCGACGCGGTCGCCGAGCGGATGGCCCGGGCGCTGGCCCAGGGTACCGAGCCGGCTCGGGCCGCGGCCTGGCTGGAGGGCTTCCTGGCCGGCAGCGGGCTGCTGCTCGCGCACGACAAGACGATGCTGCGGCTCATCGACGCCTGGATCTGCGACCTGGACGGCGAGCGCTTCGAGACCGTCCTGCCGCTGCTGCGCCGAACCTTCGGCACCTTCGCCGGGCCGGAGCGCCGGGCCATCGCCGAACAGCTGCCCGACCTCGCGTCGGGGTCGGCCGATGGCGAGGCGGCGGAAGGCGCCGCGGCCGTGGACGCCGATGCGCCGGAGTGGCTGCTCGCCGCCCGGGCGGAGGCCGTGTCCACGATCGCGCTGCTGTTGACCGGTACGGCGAGAGAACGGGAGCTGGTCTGA
- a CDS encoding heparinase II/III domain-containing protein, which produces MPTTPSGVRGQLLPCAEALAVPRAGDRSVWSAQSLHAPTIRALADRAAADRAKPWPIPLAGGFARYVRDGDRAEYEDVVFTREHRLTRAAVMAAVTLDQAWIDEVVDGVALLCEQSTWCLPAHDDCFARGGAVTDVTRPFLDLRAGDVAAQLAWIDHLLGEQLDERAPGIRARIRYEVDRRVLTPFVTRRDWHWLQDVHNWSAWIHSNVLVAALVLIDEPEVRDEVVETVVAGLDQYIASIPADGAIDEGFMYWWQGACRALEALDLLHHASGGALGAITSESLRQVIAFPHRMQLGGDWYLNFADGAARLPSGELPWCALHQAARRVGDAKAQAHAATHRQGDAPVAREEQGLGRLLRALTDREWVEAATTDAPLPREVWLPSTQVLLVREKAGTANGITLAVKGGHNGEHHNHNDVGGIVVALDGVPVVVDPGRPTYTAQTFSPDRYKIWTMQSSWHSVPEIRATPQAAGAQYAARDVTPNLEGDEPGLALDIAAAYPAPGLVRWRRDARLDRRSHRVRVTETWEALHDEGGAQTFIHLMLAGDVAPGEGRALVEAVDGAGRASISWDPPQAPAAVTVRELDDPWLADVWGKRLTRLEIDVTALGSSGTFTWRVERAA; this is translated from the coding sequence ATGCCGACCACACCGAGCGGCGTCCGCGGACAGCTGCTGCCCTGTGCCGAGGCCCTCGCGGTGCCGAGGGCGGGCGACCGCTCGGTGTGGTCGGCGCAATCCCTGCACGCGCCGACGATCCGCGCACTCGCGGATCGCGCGGCGGCCGACCGGGCGAAGCCGTGGCCGATCCCACTGGCCGGCGGCTTCGCCCGGTACGTCCGGGACGGGGACCGGGCCGAGTACGAGGACGTCGTATTCACCCGCGAACACCGGCTCACCCGCGCGGCGGTGATGGCCGCGGTGACGCTGGATCAGGCCTGGATCGACGAAGTCGTCGACGGCGTCGCCCTGCTGTGCGAGCAGAGCACCTGGTGCCTGCCCGCGCACGACGACTGCTTCGCCCGCGGGGGCGCGGTCACCGACGTCACCCGGCCCTTCCTCGACCTGCGCGCGGGTGACGTCGCCGCGCAGCTGGCCTGGATCGACCACCTGCTCGGCGAGCAGCTGGACGAGCGCGCGCCAGGTATCAGGGCTCGGATCCGGTACGAGGTGGATCGCCGGGTCCTGACTCCGTTCGTCACCCGCCGGGACTGGCACTGGCTGCAGGACGTGCACAACTGGAGCGCCTGGATCCACAGCAACGTGCTCGTTGCGGCGCTCGTTCTGATCGACGAGCCGGAGGTGCGGGACGAGGTCGTCGAAACGGTCGTGGCAGGGCTCGATCAGTACATCGCCTCGATCCCCGCGGACGGCGCGATCGACGAGGGCTTCATGTACTGGTGGCAGGGTGCCTGCCGCGCGTTGGAGGCGCTGGACCTGCTGCACCACGCCTCCGGCGGGGCTCTCGGCGCGATCACCTCCGAGTCGTTGCGCCAGGTCATCGCCTTCCCGCATCGGATGCAGCTTGGCGGCGACTGGTACCTCAACTTCGCCGACGGAGCCGCCCGGCTCCCCTCCGGCGAGCTGCCCTGGTGTGCCCTGCACCAAGCCGCCCGCCGCGTCGGCGACGCAAAAGCGCAGGCCCACGCCGCCACCCACCGCCAGGGCGACGCACCCGTCGCGCGGGAGGAGCAAGGGCTCGGCAGGCTGCTGCGCGCACTGACGGATCGTGAGTGGGTCGAGGCCGCAACGACCGACGCACCGCTGCCGCGCGAGGTCTGGCTGCCGTCGACTCAGGTTCTGCTGGTGCGCGAGAAAGCGGGCACGGCCAACGGAATCACGCTCGCGGTCAAAGGCGGCCACAACGGCGAGCACCACAACCACAACGATGTCGGCGGCATCGTCGTCGCCCTTGACGGCGTCCCCGTGGTCGTCGACCCGGGCCGCCCCACGTACACCGCCCAGACCTTCAGTCCGGACCGCTACAAGATCTGGACCATGCAAAGCTCTTGGCACTCCGTGCCCGAGATCCGCGCGACCCCGCAGGCCGCCGGTGCGCAGTACGCGGCCCGCGACGTCACCCCGAACCTCGAAGGCGACGAACCGGGCCTGGCGCTCGACATCGCCGCCGCCTACCCCGCCCCCGGCCTCGTCCGCTGGCGCCGCGACGCCCGCCTCGACCGCCGCAGCCACCGCGTCCGCGTCACCGAGACGTGGGAGGCGCTTCACGACGAGGGCGGCGCTCAGACGTTCATCCACCTGATGCTCGCCGGAGACGTGGCACCCGGCGAAGGCCGCGCCCTGGTCGAGGCGGTCGACGGAGCCGGCCGGGCATCGATTTCGTGGGATCCGCCGCAGGCCCCGGCCGCCGTCACGGTGCGGGAGCTGGACGACCCCTGGCTCGCCGACGTGTGGGGAAAGCGGCTGACCCGCCTCGAGATCGACGTCACCGCGCTGGGTTCGAGCGGCACCTTCACATGGCGGGTGGAGCGGGCGGCATAA
- a CDS encoding ATP-binding protein, whose protein sequence is MTPTSTATANPTPAEDALRPHAEDAFAGELDALAKGDDRPRPPRWNLSPQAVTTYLLGGTAADGTAITPKYIGPRRLVEVAVATLATDRALLLLGVPGTAKSWVSEHLAAAVSGDSTLLVQGTAGTSEEAMRYGWNYARLLAEGPSRQALVPSPMMTAMANGKVARVEELTRIPADVQDTLITILSEKTLPIPELGDEVQAAKGFTVIATANDRDRGVNDLSSALRRRFNTVVLPLPATAEDEVRIVAQRVESLGRSLELPPVPAAAEEIRRVVTVFRELRSGRTEDGRTKVKSPSGTLSPAEAISVVTGGIALSAHFGDGTLRPEDVAAGLIGAVIKDPSADPVVWREYLETVVKPRDGWKGFYEACRELSA, encoded by the coding sequence ATGACGCCGACCAGCACCGCCACCGCGAATCCGACGCCCGCCGAGGACGCCCTGCGCCCGCACGCCGAGGACGCCTTCGCCGGCGAGCTCGACGCCCTCGCCAAGGGCGACGACCGCCCGCGCCCGCCGCGCTGGAACCTCTCCCCGCAGGCCGTGACGACCTACCTGCTCGGCGGCACGGCCGCCGACGGCACCGCGATCACGCCCAAGTACATCGGCCCGCGCCGGCTGGTCGAGGTGGCCGTGGCCACCCTGGCCACCGACCGCGCGCTGCTGCTGCTCGGCGTGCCCGGCACCGCCAAGAGCTGGGTCTCCGAGCACCTCGCCGCGGCGGTCAGCGGCGATTCGACGCTGCTGGTGCAGGGCACCGCGGGCACCTCCGAGGAGGCGATGCGCTACGGCTGGAACTACGCCCGGCTGCTGGCCGAGGGCCCGTCCCGGCAGGCCCTGGTGCCCTCGCCGATGATGACCGCCATGGCGAACGGCAAGGTCGCCCGGGTCGAGGAGCTCACCCGCATCCCCGCGGACGTGCAGGACACCCTGATCACCATCCTGTCCGAGAAGACCCTGCCGATACCCGAGCTCGGCGACGAGGTGCAGGCGGCCAAGGGCTTCACGGTCATCGCCACCGCCAACGACCGCGACCGCGGTGTCAACGACCTGTCCTCCGCGCTGCGCCGCCGGTTCAACACCGTCGTGCTTCCGCTGCCGGCCACGGCCGAGGACGAGGTGCGCATCGTCGCGCAGCGGGTCGAGTCGCTCGGCCGCTCGCTCGAGCTGCCCCCGGTTCCGGCCGCGGCGGAGGAGATCCGACGGGTCGTCACGGTCTTCCGCGAGCTGCGCTCCGGGCGCACCGAGGACGGGCGCACCAAGGTCAAGTCGCCCTCCGGCACGCTCTCCCCGGCGGAGGCGATCTCCGTGGTCACCGGCGGGATCGCGCTGTCCGCGCACTTCGGCGACGGCACGCTGCGGCCGGAGGACGTGGCCGCGGGCCTGATCGGCGCGGTGATCAAGGACCCGTCGGCGGACCCGGTGGTGTGGCGGGAGTACCTGGAGACGGTCGTCAAGCCGCGCGACGGGTGGAAGGGCTTCTACGAGGCCTGCCGGGAGCTGTCCGCCTGA